One window of the Allocoleopsis franciscana PCC 7113 genome contains the following:
- a CDS encoding type II toxin-antitoxin system VapC family toxin has translation MYLLDTNICIAIIQGKSSAVAQFQRKYQECYLSTLVLGELYKGVYCSSRVEQNLLVLNQFANQLPKVNFDENAAREFGKIQGELRQIGRPTGQLDAIIAAVARSRNDTLVTNNTRHFINITNLQLENWLEP, from the coding sequence ATGTACTTGCTCGATACTAATATCTGTATAGCGATTATTCAGGGAAAATCATCTGCTGTCGCTCAGTTTCAGCGAAAATACCAGGAATGTTATCTCTCGACGCTTGTTCTCGGAGAACTCTATAAAGGCGTGTATTGTTCGAGTCGAGTTGAGCAAAATCTGCTCGTACTCAATCAATTTGCCAACCAGCTACCCAAAGTTAACTTCGATGAGAATGCGGCTAGAGAATTTGGCAAAATCCAAGGAGAACTCAGACAAATAGGCAGACCTACCGGACAGCTTGATGCCATAATTGCAGCAGTTGCCCGTTCTCGAAATGATACTTTAGTTACTAATAATACACGTCACTTTATCAATATTACAAACTTACAGCTTGAAAACTGGTTGGAACCTTGA
- a CDS encoding AbiU2 domain-containing protein translates to MKYTEEEFKKLLEGLSNDLLNASHHFKLYINLQDALSKYEREINQCVAFWGLTIDAHREISILNLCRAYDHNPKSLSLKELIQIIQGNTELFDISKFRERLKDNVYVDSLAKTQREPTTEQLVEDLSFVSNDNPLVKKLTILRGNVIAHTNKGQVLSPKSNPDPLTWAEVELLISKGLEIYNKYCSLFYAQTHSSTLIGEDDYKQVLKYIRLGMKALKFTNQIQQDFSY, encoded by the coding sequence ATGAAATACACAGAAGAAGAATTTAAAAAGCTATTAGAAGGACTCTCAAATGACCTTCTCAACGCAAGCCATCATTTCAAGCTCTACATAAATTTACAAGATGCACTTTCTAAATATGAAAGAGAAATAAATCAATGTGTAGCCTTTTGGGGATTAACAATTGATGCTCACAGAGAGATAAGTATTTTAAATCTATGTAGAGCCTATGACCATAACCCAAAGAGCTTAAGCCTTAAAGAACTGATTCAGATAATTCAGGGAAATACTGAGCTTTTTGATATCTCTAAATTCCGAGAGCGCTTGAAAGATAATGTGTATGTTGATTCTCTCGCTAAAACTCAAAGAGAACCGACAACAGAGCAACTTGTAGAAGACCTTTCTTTTGTTAGTAATGATAATCCTTTAGTCAAAAAGTTAACGATTTTGAGGGGAAATGTTATTGCTCATACAAATAAAGGTCAAGTCCTGTCTCCCAAGAGTAATCCCGACCCACTCACTTGGGCAGAAGTCGAATTGCTTATTAGCAAAGGACTAGAAATTTACAATAAATATTGTTCACTATTTTATGCTCAAACTCATTCTTCTACTTTGATAGGGGAAGATGATTACAAACAGGTTTTAAAATACATAAGGCTAGGAATGAAAGCCCTAAAATTTACTAATCAAATACAGCAAGATTTTTCTTATTAA
- a CDS encoding SNF2-related protein, whose translation MPLLFRKKSWRISYSSNENNPIADFYIPALECAVQYDRKSGFFNSAILSKVARGLGAMLHNEGKMRLIMGCQFSPQDLQAIQQGYELREALLTRLDAELNPPENFAQLKHFEILSWLVANGYLDIKIAVPLKNNGIPEESHTQLDPYHIFHEKVGIFTDSQGNQLAFSGSNNESLSGWESNVESFHVYCSWEGGRDSERVNEELFRFEQLWNNLAPNVRVFDIPEAVQQKLLRYTPATKPTWNKQAEFDTRTLPKNGDKEIKTQSPQEVEASHSLTPELTSDTETNGQDGLTTDTPAISEAQWERERQAFAQLANLHQHPGCLDFCLKSIPITPWPHQTKVLRRVAQEFPRSFLIADEVGLGKTIETGLILRYLLVSQKVKRVLILAPASVQPQWQEELREKFNLHFWSYAQGGLTDPYGNTVSTVTNPWNTKDLVLASSHLVRREQRMQELLDADSWDLVVLDEAHHARRKSPQARKDTPNRLLELMGQLKEKTRALVLLSATPMQIDPIEVFDLLHLLGLQGDWSYADNFCDYFATLPVPPDRYTLEFWQQMSVDYFKCGGKSCDRLQQYLERRDRFITYKLQNVWKDGQKIVNHKQYLADEPFITTSRQYLTVNTPLKDLMFRHTRDTLRQYYRLGLLDRDIPQRDVRDDAISLEPNREVPLYRAVSEYVRNFYRLAQKQERKALGFLMTLYRKRLTSSFYAIRESLQRRLDSLLTETGSSITNDDLSDIDEADDAVIAGLESYLEPVDPREIEYLEDLLRQFENTGEDSKLSHLIDTLRRELIERESAIIFTQYTDTMDYLRESLRQLYGNQVACYSGRGGELYRGSEWCILPKELIKRQFREGEIKILLCTESASEGLNLQTCGVLVNYDMPWNPMRVEQRIGRLDRIGQIYPTVKIHNFYYDGTVEAKVYRKLRDRINAFATVVGNLQPILAQVPTFIEQAVMSADPQEEDVLMSEFDEVLNTPPLRPALEEMVAMDVEADLEDIRKPITPAPVTPETIEQLFTTSTILRSCGALFERQSDRTWELTYKGRNVSVTFYPEVFDEMPSLRLMSFGEPLFEELLENGITKTKN comes from the coding sequence ATGCCTTTATTGTTTCGCAAAAAATCCTGGCGCATCAGCTACTCCAGCAATGAGAACAATCCCATTGCCGACTTCTATATTCCGGCATTAGAATGCGCCGTCCAATACGATCGCAAATCCGGCTTCTTCAACAGTGCCATCTTGAGCAAAGTCGCCCGTGGCTTAGGGGCAATGCTGCACAACGAGGGGAAAATGCGGCTAATTATGGGCTGTCAGTTTAGCCCCCAAGACTTGCAAGCCATTCAACAAGGTTACGAACTGCGAGAGGCATTACTCACTCGCCTCGATGCCGAACTCAACCCCCCTGAGAACTTCGCCCAACTCAAACACTTCGAGATTCTCAGTTGGCTAGTGGCTAACGGTTACTTAGATATTAAAATAGCCGTACCGCTCAAAAACAATGGGATACCGGAAGAAAGCCACACCCAACTCGACCCCTATCACATTTTCCATGAAAAAGTCGGCATTTTCACCGATTCTCAAGGCAACCAATTAGCCTTCAGCGGTTCCAACAACGAATCCCTCAGCGGTTGGGAAAGCAACGTCGAATCGTTCCACGTTTACTGTAGCTGGGAAGGTGGGCGAGACTCAGAACGAGTCAACGAGGAACTCTTCCGCTTTGAACAACTCTGGAACAATTTAGCCCCCAACGTCCGAGTCTTTGATATACCAGAAGCCGTTCAGCAAAAGCTGCTGCGCTACACCCCGGCAACCAAACCCACTTGGAACAAACAAGCGGAATTCGATACCAGAACCCTGCCGAAAAATGGAGACAAGGAAATCAAGACGCAATCGCCCCAAGAAGTGGAAGCGTCTCACTCCCTAACACCTGAACTAACGTCGGACACTGAAACCAACGGGCAAGATGGCCTGACTACGGATACACCTGCCATTTCCGAAGCCCAATGGGAACGAGAACGCCAAGCTTTTGCCCAGCTTGCTAACTTGCATCAACACCCCGGCTGCTTGGACTTCTGCCTCAAATCCATTCCCATTACCCCCTGGCCTCACCAAACCAAGGTACTCCGCCGAGTCGCCCAGGAGTTCCCCCGCAGTTTCCTCATTGCCGATGAAGTTGGACTGGGGAAGACAATTGAAACTGGCTTGATTCTGCGTTACCTGCTGGTAAGCCAAAAAGTGAAGCGCGTCTTAATCCTCGCCCCTGCCAGCGTCCAACCCCAGTGGCAGGAAGAACTGCGAGAAAAGTTCAACCTTCACTTCTGGAGTTACGCGCAAGGGGGATTAACTGACCCTTACGGCAATACCGTTTCTACAGTTACCAACCCCTGGAATACCAAAGACTTGGTTCTCGCCTCCAGTCATCTAGTACGCCGCGAACAACGGATGCAGGAACTATTGGATGCAGACTCATGGGATTTAGTGGTGTTAGATGAAGCCCACCACGCACGACGCAAAAGCCCTCAAGCCCGTAAAGACACTCCTAATCGGCTGTTAGAGTTAATGGGGCAACTCAAAGAAAAGACACGCGCCCTGGTGCTGCTGTCTGCTACCCCAATGCAGATTGACCCGATTGAAGTCTTTGACTTACTCCACCTGCTAGGGCTTCAGGGAGACTGGTCTTACGCTGATAACTTCTGTGATTATTTTGCTACTTTACCTGTTCCCCCAGACCGCTACACCCTGGAATTCTGGCAGCAGATGTCTGTGGATTACTTCAAGTGCGGCGGTAAGTCCTGCGATCGCTTGCAGCAGTATTTAGAGAGGCGGGATCGCTTTATCACTTACAAACTACAAAATGTCTGGAAAGACGGTCAAAAAATAGTAAACCACAAACAGTATCTCGCCGACGAACCCTTTATTACCACCTCGCGGCAGTACCTCACCGTCAACACTCCTCTCAAAGACTTAATGTTCCGCCACACCCGCGATACTCTACGGCAGTATTATCGCCTGGGTTTGCTAGACCGAGACATTCCCCAGCGGGACGTGCGGGACGATGCCATTAGCCTAGAACCGAACCGAGAAGTCCCTTTATATCGCGCCGTCAGCGAGTACGTGCGAAACTTCTATCGTCTCGCCCAAAAGCAGGAACGCAAGGCGTTAGGCTTCTTGATGACTTTGTACCGCAAGCGACTTACCAGTTCGTTTTACGCTATCCGCGAATCCTTGCAACGCCGCTTAGATTCCCTACTAACGGAAACTGGCAGCAGTATCACCAACGATGATTTGAGTGATATAGACGAGGCAGATGATGCCGTAATTGCTGGGTTGGAATCCTACTTGGAACCCGTAGACCCCAGAGAGATTGAATATCTCGAAGACTTACTACGTCAGTTTGAGAATACGGGGGAAGACAGCAAGCTGTCCCACTTAATCGACACTCTGCGCCGGGAACTGATTGAGCGGGAGAGTGCAATTATTTTCACCCAGTATACTGACACGATGGACTACCTGCGGGAGTCACTGCGGCAGCTTTATGGAAATCAAGTGGCGTGTTACTCCGGACGCGGCGGAGAGTTGTACCGGGGAAGCGAGTGGTGCATTCTGCCCAAAGAACTTATCAAACGTCAGTTCCGAGAGGGTGAAATTAAAATTCTGCTGTGTACGGAATCAGCATCCGAGGGCTTGAACCTGCAAACCTGCGGGGTGTTAGTGAATTACGATATGCCCTGGAACCCAATGCGAGTTGAGCAGCGGATTGGGCGCTTAGACCGAATCGGGCAGATTTATCCCACGGTTAAGATTCACAATTTCTACTATGACGGCACAGTAGAGGCGAAAGTGTATCGGAAATTACGCGATCGCATCAATGCTTTTGCCACTGTCGTCGGCAACCTGCAACCGATTCTGGCTCAAGTTCCTACGTTTATCGAGCAAGCGGTAATGAGTGCTGACCCCCAAGAAGAGGATGTTCTGATGTCCGAATTCGACGAGGTACTCAACACTCCACCCCTACGTCCTGCGTTAGAAGAGATGGTGGCAATGGACGTGGAGGCTGACTTGGAAGACATCCGCAAGCCAATTACCCCGGCTCCTGTTACACCAGAGACGATTGAGCAGTTATTTACGACTTCAACAATTTTAAGGTCTTGTGGTGCATTGTTTGAACGCCAGAGCGATCGCACCTGGGAGCTTACTTACAAAGGGCGGAACGTAAGCGTTACTTTTTATCCAGAGGTATTTGATGAAATGCCTTCGCTGCGGTTGATGAGCTTTGGGGAACCATTATTCGAGGAGTTGCTTGAGAATGGCATCACAAAGACAAAAAACTGA
- a CDS encoding tyrosine-type recombinase/integrase translates to MKVNGNGQGKVLSQSELRQLFTEGLVTPRDRALFGICLFTGCRVSEALALQTTDIKGGMLTFRKSTTKGKLKTRVVDIQPGLASLLEAYQPKKPGNFFPGRCPGQPMTRFMADKILKKACERIGVVGVSTHSFRRTALTQMCNAGIPLRHIQEISGHNDLATLQRYLEVSPDQRKKAVSVIGF, encoded by the coding sequence ATGAAGGTTAACGGCAACGGACAGGGGAAAGTATTGTCACAAAGCGAGTTGCGACAATTATTTACCGAAGGGCTTGTGACCCCACGGGATAGAGCGCTATTTGGCATCTGTTTATTTACTGGCTGTCGGGTCAGTGAAGCTTTAGCTCTCCAAACCACTGATATAAAAGGTGGAATGCTGACCTTCAGGAAGTCTACCACCAAAGGGAAATTAAAAACCCGCGTGGTTGATATCCAGCCGGGACTGGCTTCACTATTGGAAGCGTACCAACCCAAAAAACCTGGCAACTTCTTCCCTGGTAGGTGTCCAGGTCAACCGATGACTCGCTTCATGGCGGATAAGATTCTTAAGAAAGCTTGCGAGCGCATCGGGGTGGTCGGCGTTTCCACCCACTCATTCCGCAGAACAGCTCTCACCCAGATGTGCAATGCCGGAATACCCCTTCGCCACATCCAGGAGATATCTGGACACAACGACCTAGCAACCTTGCAGCGATATCTGGAAGTGTCCCCAGACCAGAGGAAGAAAGCTGTCTCGGTCATTGGTTTTTAA